In one Vibrio sp. VB16 genomic region, the following are encoded:
- a CDS encoding DUF134 domain-containing protein: MARPKKCRRICGRPVHSCFKPNGIPLGKLKKVEILAEEFEAIRLADFEKLSQQEAADQMGVSRQTFGNIVNLARFKVASCLVEGNALVLENKESEQ; the protein is encoded by the coding sequence ATGGCCAGACCCAAAAAATGCCGTCGCATTTGTGGGCGACCTGTACACAGCTGCTTTAAACCCAATGGGATACCGCTCGGAAAACTAAAGAAGGTAGAGATACTAGCTGAAGAATTCGAAGCGATAAGACTCGCTGACTTTGAGAAATTGAGTCAACAGGAAGCAGCAGATCAAATGGGAGTTTCAAGGCAGACTTTTGGCAATATTGTAAATCTAGCTCGATTTAAGGTTGCTTCTTGTCTCGTAGAAGGTAATGCACTTGTTCTAGAAAATAAGGAGTCAGAACAATGA
- a CDS encoding PaaI family thioesterase, which yields MRNVKPNSHNNCIACGESNFNPNSLQLQFASVCENSVMTKIKLDESYQGYPNVLHGGVISTLLDAAMTHCLFARHLEAMTAELTVRFIKPVPINQELVVVGTCVAEQRGMYKLTSFISLNDNILARAKAKFLLIKA from the coding sequence ATGAGAAATGTTAAGCCAAATAGCCACAATAACTGTATTGCATGTGGTGAGTCGAACTTCAACCCCAACTCACTACAATTGCAGTTTGCATCTGTCTGCGAAAATAGCGTTATGACAAAGATAAAACTAGATGAATCCTACCAAGGGTATCCGAACGTGTTGCATGGTGGAGTGATCAGCACCTTATTGGATGCGGCGATGACACATTGCCTGTTTGCTCGACATTTAGAAGCCATGACAGCAGAGTTGACCGTTAGGTTCATTAAACCCGTACCGATTAATCAAGAGTTAGTCGTTGTTGGAACTTGTGTTGCGGAACAAAGGGGAATGTATAAATTGACCAGTTTTATTTCATTAAATGACAATATATTGGCACGCGCTAAGGCCAAATTTCTTCTAATAAAAGCGTAA
- a CDS encoding dienelactone hydrolase family protein translates to MDTSSQLKDDTQTLRPIPQEAFDWYDEYAHGLIDRREFMARLGGLVALGFTMTVLTSALIPNYANAEQISFNDPLIKASYVKYDSPKGHGECQGYLVVPTKLEGKAPVVLVIHENRGLNPYIKDVARRLAAQGFIAFAPDGLYPLGGYPGNDDEGRTMQKGMDKVKLEEDFIAAAQFLKSHEMSTGKLGAVGFCYGGYIVNMLAASIPEQLNAGVPYYGTPAAEAIRGKVKGPLLLQFGELDKRVNGTWPDYEKSLMANKVDYTAHIYKGVNHGFHNDSTGRYAPDEAELSWTRTVEFFNQHLV, encoded by the coding sequence ATGGATACATCAAGTCAGTTAAAAGATGATACGCAAACTTTAAGGCCAATCCCACAGGAAGCTTTTGATTGGTATGATGAATACGCGCACGGCCTCATTGATCGTCGTGAATTTATGGCACGATTAGGTGGGCTTGTCGCCTTGGGTTTTACCATGACGGTATTGACTAGTGCTTTGATTCCCAATTACGCCAATGCTGAGCAAATTTCATTTAATGACCCTTTAATTAAAGCCTCTTATGTCAAATATGATTCTCCAAAAGGACATGGAGAATGTCAGGGGTATTTGGTTGTGCCAACAAAATTAGAGGGTAAAGCGCCTGTCGTATTGGTCATTCATGAAAACAGAGGCCTTAACCCTTACATAAAAGATGTTGCTCGACGCCTCGCGGCGCAAGGTTTTATCGCTTTTGCTCCTGACGGGCTGTATCCGTTAGGTGGTTATCCGGGTAATGATGATGAAGGACGTACCATGCAAAAAGGCATGGATAAAGTAAAATTAGAAGAAGACTTTATCGCCGCGGCTCAGTTTCTGAAGTCTCATGAAATGAGCACCGGAAAGTTAGGTGCGGTTGGTTTTTGTTATGGTGGTTATATTGTCAATATGCTTGCTGCAAGCATCCCTGAGCAACTTAATGCAGGCGTTCCATACTATGGCACTCCTGCGGCAGAAGCGATTCGAGGTAAAGTTAAAGGGCCGCTTTTACTGCAATTTGGTGAGTTAGATAAACGGGTAAATGGCACATGGCCGGATTATGAGAAATCATTGATGGCGAATAAAGTGGATTACACTGCCCATATTTATAAAGGTGTCAATCACGGCTTCCACAACGATTCTACGGGTAGATATGCGCCGGATGAAGCGGAACTTTCCTGGACAAGGACGGTTGAATTTTTTAATCAACATTTAGTGTAA
- a CDS encoding SOS response-associated peptidase family protein: MNIIDDPLAEAVSAALGLRFFAKTNSNLCPSQQVSVVGRTDYSMHQFELLWGVKPSWANRVIINAQAESVASKPTFSASYISHRVVVPCSGWYEWKEEKGSKQKYLFSDIEDKPLYMAGIALANNQNMVTLTTQPNLQCAAIHHRMPLLLKDSDVDSWLCGSVVQANALLALPYQRELNITTSDPLPQQGFLF, from the coding sequence TTGAACATCATAGATGACCCGTTAGCGGAGGCCGTGAGTGCGGCATTAGGCCTACGTTTTTTTGCTAAAACCAACTCTAACCTTTGTCCCTCTCAACAGGTTTCTGTTGTTGGAAGAACAGATTACTCAATGCATCAATTTGAACTTTTGTGGGGGGTTAAACCGAGTTGGGCCAATCGTGTGATCATCAATGCTCAGGCTGAAAGTGTGGCGAGTAAACCGACGTTTAGCGCGTCATATATAAGCCATCGAGTTGTTGTTCCTTGTTCCGGTTGGTATGAATGGAAAGAAGAGAAAGGGAGTAAACAGAAATATTTGTTTTCTGATATTGAAGACAAACCGCTTTATATGGCGGGTATCGCATTAGCAAATAACCAGAATATGGTGACGTTAACCACTCAACCTAACCTACAGTGCGCAGCCATTCACCATAGAATGCCGTTGTTACTCAAAGATAGTGATGTGGACTCTTGGCTATGTGGCTCAGTAGTGCAGGCCAATGCGTTATTGGCTCTGCCCTATCAACGAGAGCTGAACATTACGACGAGCGATCCGCTACCTCAACAAGGGTTTCTTTTCTAG
- a CDS encoding DNA/RNA non-specific endonuclease, protein MKNLAFFFLASLPLSVANSSTKIESPHCPVGCPEIQIDGNTMIFERLYALSQNPTTKFADWVAYEVDVQNFGTHTNRNWKNQPLLSEDETLEEKDYKNAYKQLKTDRGHQVPLASFTGNKYWYTLNYLSNITPQSSALNQNAWQELESKVREKAEFRDSLYVISGPIYSDNAMVLPAADESHKIPSAYYKIVYKPNKNLSKGEAAVFIMSQDIDKNADFCSTITDLKALQPRLAYSLPQSLTDSTKMATRLDCN, encoded by the coding sequence ATGAAAAATCTCGCTTTCTTCTTCTTAGCGTCTTTGCCTCTATCCGTGGCAAATTCATCAACAAAAATAGAAAGTCCACACTGTCCTGTCGGTTGTCCAGAGATCCAAATTGATGGTAATACCATGATATTTGAACGGCTTTATGCGTTATCTCAAAATCCCACCACAAAATTTGCTGACTGGGTTGCCTATGAAGTGGATGTGCAAAACTTTGGCACGCACACAAACAGGAACTGGAAGAATCAACCCCTGCTTTCAGAAGATGAAACACTAGAAGAGAAAGATTACAAGAATGCTTATAAACAGCTAAAAACCGACAGAGGGCATCAGGTTCCACTCGCCAGCTTTACCGGCAACAAATATTGGTACACATTAAATTACTTAAGTAATATCACCCCCCAATCAAGTGCTTTAAATCAGAATGCATGGCAAGAACTCGAAAGCAAGGTAAGAGAGAAAGCCGAATTTAGAGACTCGTTATATGTAATAAGTGGGCCGATTTATTCAGACAACGCCATGGTATTACCTGCCGCCGATGAATCTCATAAAATACCTTCTGCTTATTACAAGATCGTCTACAAACCGAATAAAAACCTTAGCAAAGGCGAAGCGGCTGTATTTATTATGTCTCAAGATATAGACAAAAATGCTGATTTTTGCAGCACGATAACGGACCTAAAAGCGCTGCAACCACGATTAGCGTATTCATTGCCCCAATCCCTGACGGATAGTACTAAGATGGCAACCAGACTCGATTGTAACTAG
- a CDS encoding pseudouridine synthase gives MRLDKFICKSTELTKNEAIKRINAGDVLVNQCITTNESTQVHENNTIMLNGAELTARDFRYIMMHKPAGTICSNIDEAYPSLFNYLDIEKTTELHIAGRLDADTTGLVLITDDGRWSFNITVPTKQCNKVYRVGLSRVISDDVALTFNKGVKLQGEQQSTLPAILDVIGPKEALLTITEGKFHQVKRMFAAVGNRVVSLHREEIGDVCLDVAVGQWRYLTSDEIHSFTK, from the coding sequence ATGCGCCTTGATAAATTTATTTGTAAAAGTACTGAGTTAACAAAAAATGAAGCGATAAAACGGATAAACGCGGGTGACGTTTTGGTTAATCAATGTATTACGACGAACGAGTCGACTCAGGTGCATGAAAACAATACGATAATGTTAAATGGCGCTGAATTAACGGCTCGTGATTTTCGCTATATTATGATGCATAAACCCGCCGGTACTATCTGTTCAAATATCGATGAAGCCTACCCATCTCTGTTTAATTATTTAGACATTGAAAAAACCACCGAGCTGCATATTGCGGGTCGCTTAGATGCTGATACAACCGGATTGGTTTTGATTACGGATGATGGACGTTGGTCGTTCAATATCACGGTACCTACGAAGCAGTGCAACAAAGTCTACCGAGTCGGTTTGTCGCGTGTGATTTCGGATGATGTTGCCTTAACGTTTAATAAAGGCGTGAAGTTACAAGGCGAACAGCAATCAACGTTGCCTGCCATATTGGATGTTATTGGCCCCAAAGAAGCGCTTTTGACCATCACTGAAGGTAAGTTTCATCAGGTTAAGCGTATGTTCGCCGCCGTAGGTAACCGCGTAGTTTCGCTTCATCGTGAGGAAATTGGAGATGTTTGTTTGGATGTTGCGGTTGGACAGTGGCGCTACTTGACCAGCGATGAAATTCATTCCTTTACCAAGTAA
- a CDS encoding ABC transporter substrate-binding protein, which translates to MKIRLLALLFVVSHSVQADEGCGEVTIADMNWTSASFMASVDRFILEEGFGCEASLVPGDTTPTSTSMLEKGEPDIAPEMWTNATKKLLDQGVADKRIRYGGASLSDGGEEGFWVPKFMVDKYPEMATIEGVIKHAKLFKHPENPDASAFYGCPAGWNCQISATNLFRALKLDEAGFDLIDPGSSAGLSGSLAKANIRGEAWFGYYWAPTAIFGRYDMVKVDFGSGIDIEEFLSCTTIDDCESPKVTMYPPSTVATIITEPFAAREPQITDYLNKRSFTNKEMSAVLAWIEENQADGEGAMEYFLAEQPEIWRKWVSPEVADKVANAL; encoded by the coding sequence ATGAAAATCAGACTATTAGCTTTGCTATTTGTCGTGAGCCACTCGGTACAAGCCGATGAAGGGTGTGGAGAAGTAACCATTGCAGATATGAACTGGACGTCTGCGAGCTTTATGGCGAGCGTCGACCGTTTTATTCTTGAGGAAGGTTTTGGTTGCGAGGCATCATTAGTTCCGGGAGACACCACACCAACCAGTACGTCGATGCTCGAGAAAGGTGAGCCCGATATCGCACCTGAGATGTGGACGAATGCGACTAAAAAGCTGCTAGATCAAGGTGTCGCCGACAAACGGATACGTTATGGCGGTGCTTCACTGAGCGATGGTGGTGAAGAAGGCTTTTGGGTCCCTAAATTCATGGTGGACAAATACCCAGAGATGGCGACTATTGAAGGTGTGATCAAGCACGCTAAACTATTTAAACACCCAGAAAACCCTGATGCTTCAGCATTCTATGGCTGTCCTGCTGGTTGGAACTGCCAAATTTCGGCAACCAATCTGTTTCGAGCTCTAAAACTGGATGAAGCTGGCTTTGACCTAATTGATCCAGGATCAAGTGCGGGACTATCAGGCTCGCTTGCCAAGGCTAACATACGTGGAGAAGCTTGGTTTGGTTACTACTGGGCTCCAACCGCAATCTTTGGTCGATACGATATGGTCAAAGTCGATTTCGGTTCAGGCATCGATATCGAAGAGTTTCTTAGTTGCACCACAATCGATGATTGTGAATCGCCTAAAGTCACCATGTATCCACCGTCAACAGTGGCGACTATCATCACTGAACCATTCGCCGCTCGCGAACCTCAAATAACGGATTACCTGAACAAGCGTAGCTTTACCAATAAAGAGATGAGTGCAGTACTCGCTTGGATAGAAGAGAATCAGGCCGATGGCGAAGGTGCCATGGAGTACTTCTTGGCTGAGCAGCCTGAGATCTGGAGAAAATGGGTATCTCCAGAAGTCGCCGATAAAGTGGCTAACGCGCTTTAA
- a CDS encoding tRNA (adenine(22)-N(1))-methyltransferase, which translates to MVSLKLSKRLIQIEQMVTSGYAHVWDCCCDHGFLGAALLSRQVSSTVHFVDIVPELMAELNRKLDRFYSSSAWETHCLDIAKLPLEQYEGKPLIIIAGVGGDLMIKFIDAINQKHSGLDIDFLLCPVHHQFALRQKLIELDYRLKHEVLVEDNQRFYEIILVSSTKEENRKIGPVGEKIWQSESSVQAAIAEKYLNKTLNHYRRIQQGNTTNVQPIIDAYRTVKISY; encoded by the coding sequence GTGGTTTCCTTGAAGCTTAGTAAGAGATTAATACAAATAGAACAAATGGTGACATCAGGCTATGCCCACGTTTGGGATTGCTGTTGTGATCACGGCTTTCTTGGTGCCGCTTTACTGTCTCGTCAGGTCTCTTCAACGGTCCATTTTGTTGATATTGTGCCCGAGCTAATGGCTGAGTTAAACCGTAAGCTTGATCGTTTTTACTCAAGTTCAGCATGGGAGACTCACTGCCTTGACATCGCCAAGCTACCTTTGGAGCAATATGAAGGGAAGCCCCTAATTATCATTGCAGGCGTTGGTGGTGATTTGATGATCAAGTTCATCGATGCGATTAATCAAAAGCATTCAGGATTAGATATTGATTTTTTACTCTGTCCTGTTCATCACCAATTTGCATTACGTCAGAAGCTAATCGAACTTGATTATCGATTGAAACACGAAGTTCTCGTTGAAGATAACCAACGCTTCTATGAAATTATTCTGGTTTCGTCAACGAAAGAAGAAAACAGGAAAATTGGTCCAGTTGGTGAAAAAATTTGGCAATCTGAATCATCGGTTCAAGCTGCAATAGCTGAAAAATACTTGAATAAAACGCTTAACCATTACCGCCGTATTCAACAAGGTAACACCACCAACGTTCAACCCATCATTGATGCGTATCGTACGGTAAAAATCTCATACTGA
- a CDS encoding alpha/beta fold hydrolase, translated as MQKRFIDGSTLYRQHRFTLPLNYQDGEGEQIQVFARELVELAKDSHDLPWLVYFQGGPGFPSPRVSSESGWLKRALQDYRVLLLDQRGTGNSSVVNQESLAHLSAEKQAEYLSHFRADNIVRDAEAIREQFGIEQWATLGQSFGGFCTLSYLSLFPQSLLRCYVTGGIPSIYRHADDVYMATYKRVMDKNNAFFAQFPQAQDMCSDIAQYLLENRVTLPNGQHFTVEQFQLIGINLGRGGANLPLYYTLESAFIEVNGDKQLSYGFLSQMQQEQSYLTNPIYAILHESIYCQGFASNWSAHRVREHYSQFNYRIGDRFWFTGEMVYPWMFRQLKTLEPLREAANRLAEKENWGDLYNAETLSKNRVPIACAAYADDMYVELDYTRETLENIPMSKVWITNEYEHNGLGVDGEKILDRLVMMANALDNLPK; from the coding sequence GTGCAAAAGCGTTTTATTGATGGCTCGACCCTGTATCGACAACACCGTTTTACATTGCCGCTGAATTATCAAGATGGTGAAGGTGAACAAATACAGGTGTTCGCCCGTGAGCTTGTTGAATTAGCCAAAGATAGCCACGATCTTCCTTGGTTGGTTTACTTTCAAGGTGGCCCTGGTTTTCCGTCACCACGGGTAAGCAGTGAGTCGGGTTGGTTAAAACGAGCACTTCAAGACTATCGCGTTCTTTTGTTAGATCAGCGAGGTACAGGTAACAGCTCAGTGGTTAACCAAGAATCACTCGCACACCTGTCTGCTGAGAAGCAGGCCGAATACCTTTCTCACTTTAGAGCGGATAATATCGTGCGCGACGCAGAAGCGATTCGTGAACAGTTTGGTATCGAACAATGGGCCACGCTAGGGCAGAGCTTTGGTGGTTTCTGTACGCTGTCTTACTTATCGTTATTTCCACAAAGCTTATTACGTTGTTACGTGACAGGCGGCATTCCTTCGATTTATCGACATGCCGATGATGTTTATATGGCGACCTATAAGCGGGTAATGGATAAGAATAACGCGTTCTTTGCTCAGTTCCCGCAAGCACAAGACATGTGCAGTGATATAGCCCAGTACTTACTTGAAAACCGAGTGACACTACCGAATGGTCAACACTTTACCGTTGAACAATTTCAGTTGATTGGTATTAATCTGGGGCGTGGAGGGGCAAACCTGCCGCTCTATTATACGCTAGAAAGTGCCTTTATTGAGGTGAACGGCGACAAACAACTAAGCTACGGATTTTTGAGCCAAATGCAGCAAGAGCAGAGCTATCTCACCAACCCTATCTACGCTATTTTGCATGAATCTATCTACTGCCAAGGCTTTGCATCAAACTGGTCAGCGCATCGGGTTCGTGAACATTATTCTCAATTTAACTATCGAATAGGGGATAGGTTCTGGTTCACAGGGGAAATGGTATACCCATGGATGTTCCGTCAGCTAAAGACATTAGAACCGCTGCGTGAAGCGGCAAATAGGTTAGCAGAGAAAGAAAACTGGGGAGATCTGTACAACGCTGAGACGTTGAGTAAAAACAGAGTACCGATCGCTTGTGCTGCCTATGCCGATGACATGTACGTTGAGCTTGATTACACCCGCGAGACATTGGAGAATATTCCGATGTCTAAGGTATGGATTACCAATGAATATGAACATAACGGTCTCGGTGTCGATGGTGAAAAGATCCTGGACCGTTTAGTGATGATGGCGAATGCGTTAGATAACCTACCCAAATAG
- a CDS encoding NAD(P)/FAD-dependent oxidoreductase yields MIRLNQVKLPLDHSENALQDYVLETLSISEQQLVDIHVFKRGYDARKKNQITLIYTLDVTLKEVDEAQLLTRFEQNQNVRVSPDTEYKYVASAPADLTERPIVIGMGPCGLFVALILAQMGFKPIVLERGKSVHERAKDTFRFWRTSELNTESNVQFGEGGAGTFSDGKLYSQVKDPGFLGLKVKNEFVLAGAPEEIIYVSKPHIGTYKLVTMVEKMRTNIIELGGEIRFETRVEEINIEGTGDGQHVTGVKLNGGEVINSRHVVAAIGHSARDTFQMLHDKGVHMEAQSFSIGFRIEHKQAMIDQARFGKNAGHPILGAADYKLVHHCKNGRSVYSFCMCPGGVVVAATSEEHAVVTNGMSQYSRSERNANSAIVVGISPEDFNNDPLQGVALQRKLERNAYVMGGSNYDAPAQMVGDFLAAGQGLPFEAIEPSYKPNVKMTDLSDALPDFAIDAIREALPAFAKKIRGFDSKDAMLTGVETRTSSPVQIKRGADFQSINTHGLYPGGEGAGYAGGILSAGIDGIKIAEAVALDMLKNRQA; encoded by the coding sequence ATGATACGTCTCAACCAAGTAAAATTACCGCTGGATCACAGTGAAAATGCGTTACAAGATTATGTTTTAGAGACGCTGTCTATATCTGAGCAACAGCTGGTTGATATCCATGTATTTAAACGTGGTTATGACGCACGAAAAAAGAATCAAATCACCCTAATTTACACCTTAGATGTAACGCTAAAAGAGGTGGACGAAGCACAGCTATTAACAAGATTTGAGCAAAATCAAAACGTGCGAGTCTCTCCCGATACCGAATACAAATATGTTGCTAGCGCACCCGCTGATTTAACTGAACGTCCTATCGTGATCGGAATGGGCCCATGTGGTTTATTTGTGGCGTTAATCTTGGCTCAAATGGGCTTTAAGCCTATTGTATTGGAGCGCGGCAAATCCGTACACGAGCGTGCGAAAGACACCTTCCGTTTTTGGCGTACTAGCGAATTGAATACAGAATCTAATGTTCAATTTGGTGAAGGTGGCGCGGGTACGTTTTCTGACGGCAAACTATATAGCCAAGTAAAAGATCCCGGCTTTCTTGGCCTAAAAGTTAAAAACGAATTTGTTCTTGCTGGTGCACCAGAAGAAATTATTTATGTAAGCAAACCGCATATTGGTACCTACAAATTGGTGACCATGGTCGAGAAAATGCGCACTAACATCATTGAACTCGGTGGTGAAATTCGCTTTGAAACACGCGTAGAAGAGATAAACATTGAAGGCACTGGTGACGGTCAACATGTGACGGGTGTGAAGCTAAACGGCGGCGAAGTGATCAACAGTAGACATGTTGTAGCGGCTATCGGTCATAGTGCCCGTGATACGTTCCAGATGCTGCATGATAAAGGTGTGCATATGGAAGCGCAGTCTTTCTCGATCGGGTTTCGTATCGAACACAAACAAGCGATGATTGACCAAGCTCGGTTTGGCAAAAATGCTGGGCATCCCATTCTAGGGGCCGCAGATTACAAGCTTGTGCATCATTGCAAAAATGGTCGTTCGGTATATAGCTTCTGTATGTGTCCCGGTGGCGTTGTGGTTGCTGCGACATCGGAAGAGCATGCGGTTGTGACGAATGGTATGAGCCAATACTCTCGTAGCGAACGCAATGCAAACAGCGCAATTGTGGTGGGCATTTCTCCAGAAGATTTTAACAACGATCCTCTACAGGGTGTGGCATTGCAACGTAAGCTTGAACGTAACGCCTATGTGATGGGCGGAAGTAACTACGACGCCCCGGCACAAATGGTGGGTGACTTCTTAGCGGCTGGTCAGGGCCTGCCTTTTGAAGCGATTGAACCATCCTATAAGCCGAACGTAAAAATGACGGATCTAAGCGATGCGTTACCAGACTTTGCCATTGACGCGATTCGCGAGGCTCTGCCTGCATTTGCTAAGAAAATTCGTGGGTTTGATAGTAAAGACGCAATGTTAACAGGTGTTGAAACGCGTACTTCATCTCCGGTCCAAATTAAACGGGGTGCTGATTTCCAAAGCATTAATACTCACGGTTTGTATCCAGGTGGTGAAGGTGCTGGCTACGCTGGTGGCATTTTATCTGCCGGTATTGATGGTATCAAAATCGCAGAAGCAGTTGCACTGGATATGCTTAAGAACCGTCAAGCATAA
- a CDS encoding L-fuculose-phosphate aldolase, producing the protein MLLEKERIDIVETCKKLVNHNLTVGTGGNVSIYNREQNLIAISPSGVDYFAAKPEDVVIMDMDGNCIDSIRKPSSEWGMHKIFYDRREDINAVVHTHSTYCTAIATLRQPLPASNYLVAFSGYDVRCAQYQTFGTQELAESAFEAMQDRRAVLLANHGLLTGSGTLDAAFQIAEEIEHCAKIHCIASSFGTPVILDRNEMTLMQEKFKTYGQPPKK; encoded by the coding sequence ATGCTACTTGAAAAAGAGAGAATCGACATTGTCGAAACATGCAAAAAGCTCGTAAACCATAACCTTACCGTTGGTACCGGCGGCAATGTTTCGATATATAACAGAGAGCAAAATTTAATCGCAATCAGCCCAAGCGGTGTGGATTACTTTGCAGCCAAACCAGAAGATGTCGTTATCATGGACATGGATGGAAACTGTATTGATTCGATTCGCAAACCATCAAGCGAATGGGGTATGCATAAAATATTCTATGATCGCCGAGAAGATATCAATGCCGTGGTTCACACTCACTCCACTTACTGTACTGCCATTGCAACCTTGAGACAGCCTCTACCCGCTTCAAATTATCTGGTCGCTTTTTCAGGCTATGATGTTCGTTGCGCGCAATACCAAACTTTTGGTACTCAGGAACTGGCAGAGTCTGCTTTTGAAGCGATGCAAGATCGTCGAGCCGTCTTGTTGGCCAATCACGGTTTACTTACCGGTTCTGGAACCCTAGACGCCGCATTCCAAATTGCTGAAGAGATTGAGCACTGCGCCAAGATCCATTGTATTGCCTCAAGCTTTGGTACCCCTGTGATCCTAGACAGAAATGAGATGACACTGATGCAGGAAAAATTTAAAACATATGGTCAACCGCCTAAAAAATAG
- the mtnA gene encoding S-methyl-5-thioribose-1-phosphate isomerase, whose amino-acid sequence MKIDGKHYRSIWQATDNKNIHIFNQEKLPYEFEILTLSTMEQAAEAIISMKVRGAPLIGCVGAYGMAFAMSVDSSDKAIESAYQTLVKTRPTAINLQWALDRICQRLRQTPPQDRVQVAYEESAIICDEDAEINHSIGLHGLEIIRELAANKAPGEAVNILTHCNAGWLATVDWGTALAPMYLAHDEGINIHVWVDETRPRNQGALTSFELGGHGVPHTLIADNAGGHLMQHGEVDMVIVGTDRVTARGDVCNKIGTYLKALAAQANNVPFYVALPSPTIDPSVWDGVKEIPIEQRNGKEQSHVQGIDANGQRSFVDTAPTGTECGNYAFDVTPAEMVTGLITEKGVCKANNEALKAMFADIMDK is encoded by the coding sequence ATGAAAATTGACGGCAAACATTATCGCTCTATTTGGCAAGCAACGGATAACAAAAATATCCATATCTTTAATCAAGAAAAATTACCTTATGAGTTTGAAATTCTAACGCTTTCCACTATGGAGCAAGCCGCAGAGGCCATTATTTCGATGAAAGTACGTGGCGCACCTTTGATCGGTTGTGTGGGCGCTTACGGTATGGCCTTTGCCATGTCTGTCGATAGCAGTGATAAGGCGATAGAATCCGCCTATCAAACGTTGGTAAAAACTCGTCCGACCGCGATTAATCTACAATGGGCACTGGACCGCATCTGCCAGCGTTTACGACAAACTCCCCCGCAGGATCGTGTACAAGTGGCCTATGAAGAATCCGCCATCATCTGTGATGAGGACGCGGAAATAAACCACAGCATTGGCCTACACGGTTTAGAGATCATCCGCGAACTCGCCGCAAATAAAGCCCCCGGAGAAGCCGTTAACATCCTGACCCATTGCAATGCAGGTTGGCTCGCAACCGTCGATTGGGGTACGGCATTAGCACCAATGTACTTAGCGCATGATGAAGGTATTAATATCCATGTGTGGGTTGACGAAACTCGCCCAAGAAACCAAGGTGCGTTGACCTCTTTTGAACTGGGTGGTCACGGCGTCCCGCATACCCTAATTGCCGACAATGCCGGTGGGCATCTAATGCAACATGGTGAAGTGGATATGGTCATTGTGGGTACTGACCGAGTGACGGCTCGCGGTGATGTCTGCAATAAAATCGGTACCTACCTAAAAGCACTCGCTGCACAGGCCAATAATGTACCTTTCTATGTGGCACTGCCATCACCAACTATCGATCCTAGCGTATGGGACGGAGTAAAAGAAATTCCGATCGAGCAGCGCAATGGTAAAGAACAATCTCATGTGCAAGGTATTGACGCAAATGGGCAGCGCAGCTTTGTCGATACTGCGCCGACAGGTACAGAATGTGGCAACTATGCCTTCGATGTAACACCGGCAGAAATGGTCACCGGTTTGATTACCGAAAAGGGCGTATGCAAAGCCAATAACGAAGCTTTAAAGGCGATGTTTGCCGATATCATGGACAAATAA